In a single window of the Salmo trutta chromosome 21, fSalTru1.1, whole genome shotgun sequence genome:
- the LOC115156773 gene encoding T-cell acute lymphocytic leukemia protein 1 isoform X2, whose translation MEKMKLDLCPGSPGAKSCIPLKQDSVRENGCQDLEDSKEGNFTGEGVKTDDVPLRNTRNGTIILNGVAKETAYDALDLKREVPVIELLRRDDIKTGQQRTDSQTVPITELRRPPVPLPLPHRDALIDARMVQLSPNAFPLPARAMLYNLAQPLAAINSLGGESEQYGMYPSNRVKRRPAPYEVELDEAGQPKIVRRIFTNSRERWRQQNVNGAFSELRKLIPTHPPDKKLSKNEILRLAMKYISFLSNLLDDQDGGATVGDGTGLLVGGREGGPQGPRQDGVGLAREDDLLLQGTLSPGSSCGSLPDGDGSPESFTEDQDSPPAPRTVPVPRGRDLRRNARPQDGGSQR comes from the exons ATGGAAAAAATGAAGCTGGATCTTTGTCCTGGAAGTCCCGGTGCCAAATCGTGCATCCCGCTGAAGCAGGATTCCGTCAGGGAGAATGGATGCCAAGACCTGGAGGACTCGAAGGAGGGGAACTTCACTGGGGAAGGGGTTAAGACAGATGACGTGCCTCTGCGGAACACGCGCAACGGGACCATCATCCTCAACGGCGTTGCCAAGGAAACCGCTTACGACGCCCTTGACCTGAAAAGGGAAGTACCAGTGATCGAGCTCTTGAGGAGAGACGATATAAAGACGGGACAGCAGAGAACCGACAGTCAAACGGTACCGATCACGGAGCTTCGCAGACCACCCGTGCCGTTGCCGCTGCCGCACCGAGACGCGCTGATCGACGCTCGAATGGTTCAGCTGAGCCCAAACGCGTTCCCTCTCCCGGCGCGAGCAATGCTCTACAACTTGGCGCAACCTCTCGCTGCCATCAACAG TCTTGGAGGGGAGTCGGAACAGTACGGCATGTACCCCAGCAACAGGGTAAAGCGCCGTCCTGCGCCTTACGAGGTTGAGCTCGACGAGG CTGGCCAACCAAAGATCGTAAGGCGGATCTTCACCAACAGCCGGGAGCGCTGGCGGCAGCAGAATGTCAACGGGGCATTCTCCGAGCTCCGCAAGCTCATCCCCACCCACCCACCGGACAAGAAGCTGAGCAAGAACGAGATCCTGCGTCTGGCCATGAAGTACATCAGCTTCCTGTCCAACCTGCTGGACGACCAGGACGGAGGGGCCACCGTGGGCGACGGGACAGGGCTGCTGGTGGGGGGCCGTGAGGGTGGACCCCAGGGCCCCCGTCAGGACGGGGTAGGACTGGCCAGGGAGGACGACCTCCTCCTCCAGGGCACGTTGTCGCCCGGGTCCAGCTGCGGGAGTCTGCCAGATGGGGACGGCAGCCCCGAGAGCTTCACCGAGGACCAAGACTCACCTCCAGCCCCGAGAACTGTGCCCGTCCCGCGCGGTAGGGACCTACGACGCAATGCACGGCCACAAGATGGTGGCAGCCAGCGATGA
- the LOC115156773 gene encoding T-cell acute lymphocytic leukemia protein 1 isoform X1: MEKMKLDLCPGSPGAKSCIPLKQDSVRENGCQDLEDSKEGNFTGEGVKTDDVPLRNTRNGTIILNGVAKETAYDALDLKREVPVIELLRRDDIKTGQQRTDSQTVPITELRRPPVPLPLPHRDALIDARMVQLSPNAFPLPARAMLYNLAQPLAAINSLGGESEQYGMYPSNRVKRRPAPYEVELDEGRRILDLSKYAGQPKIVRRIFTNSRERWRQQNVNGAFSELRKLIPTHPPDKKLSKNEILRLAMKYISFLSNLLDDQDGGATVGDGTGLLVGGREGGPQGPRQDGVGLAREDDLLLQGTLSPGSSCGSLPDGDGSPESFTEDQDSPPAPRTVPVPRGRDLRRNARPQDGGSQR, encoded by the exons ATGGAAAAAATGAAGCTGGATCTTTGTCCTGGAAGTCCCGGTGCCAAATCGTGCATCCCGCTGAAGCAGGATTCCGTCAGGGAGAATGGATGCCAAGACCTGGAGGACTCGAAGGAGGGGAACTTCACTGGGGAAGGGGTTAAGACAGATGACGTGCCTCTGCGGAACACGCGCAACGGGACCATCATCCTCAACGGCGTTGCCAAGGAAACCGCTTACGACGCCCTTGACCTGAAAAGGGAAGTACCAGTGATCGAGCTCTTGAGGAGAGACGATATAAAGACGGGACAGCAGAGAACCGACAGTCAAACGGTACCGATCACGGAGCTTCGCAGACCACCCGTGCCGTTGCCGCTGCCGCACCGAGACGCGCTGATCGACGCTCGAATGGTTCAGCTGAGCCCAAACGCGTTCCCTCTCCCGGCGCGAGCAATGCTCTACAACTTGGCGCAACCTCTCGCTGCCATCAACAG TCTTGGAGGGGAGTCGGAACAGTACGGCATGTACCCCAGCAACAGGGTAAAGCGCCGTCCTGCGCCTTACGAGGTTGAGCTCGACGAGGGTAGGCGCATTTTAGATCTTTCTAAGTATG CTGGCCAACCAAAGATCGTAAGGCGGATCTTCACCAACAGCCGGGAGCGCTGGCGGCAGCAGAATGTCAACGGGGCATTCTCCGAGCTCCGCAAGCTCATCCCCACCCACCCACCGGACAAGAAGCTGAGCAAGAACGAGATCCTGCGTCTGGCCATGAAGTACATCAGCTTCCTGTCCAACCTGCTGGACGACCAGGACGGAGGGGCCACCGTGGGCGACGGGACAGGGCTGCTGGTGGGGGGCCGTGAGGGTGGACCCCAGGGCCCCCGTCAGGACGGGGTAGGACTGGCCAGGGAGGACGACCTCCTCCTCCAGGGCACGTTGTCGCCCGGGTCCAGCTGCGGGAGTCTGCCAGATGGGGACGGCAGCCCCGAGAGCTTCACCGAGGACCAAGACTCACCTCCAGCCCCGAGAACTGTGCCCGTCCCGCGCGGTAGGGACCTACGACGCAATGCACGGCCACAAGATGGTGGCAGCCAGCGATGA